In Blastopirellula sp. J2-11, a single genomic region encodes these proteins:
- a CDS encoding GntR family transcriptional regulator: MSNIQQSATIAELAGKIEADIRQRGLRSGDHYLTTAETARMLHAGTAPTTQALQLLVKRRVIQRKQRVGTVVGKDFDAESEGPELKRVHVLMYDHHLIEEGIFTTDSLFGLQNALPGTHVTFDFVPLSAHEEERYLREIISEAMGRRRSEGFILFNSTVQIQMAFRDTGLPTVVAGSLYASSQGLSCIDRDQLQLGRLLANYLLSKGHRKILMITRQRPGLGAGDYRVADAIAEIASSAGLSANALIVRSLPHDPKIVRGEIQHFLETCDDLPGILLRPWQMIEPIYEAIEAAGLTPQKDVAVAVADYFQGPSSKPLPYPAIRSTMTPEDQGFQWGQLLLESSRSGSSNSKSVLVPVRLEIPDELS; encoded by the coding sequence ATGTCAAACATCCAGCAATCCGCCACGATCGCAGAACTCGCCGGTAAAATTGAAGCCGACATACGCCAACGCGGTCTGAGATCTGGAGACCATTATCTAACGACGGCGGAAACGGCGCGGATGCTGCATGCGGGAACCGCGCCGACGACGCAGGCGTTGCAATTGCTGGTCAAACGCCGAGTGATTCAGCGGAAACAACGTGTCGGCACCGTGGTAGGGAAAGATTTTGACGCCGAGAGCGAGGGGCCAGAACTCAAGCGAGTTCATGTGTTGATGTACGATCATCACCTGATCGAAGAAGGTATTTTCACCACCGATTCGCTCTTTGGGCTTCAGAACGCTCTGCCGGGTACGCATGTAACGTTCGATTTCGTTCCCCTTTCGGCCCACGAAGAGGAACGCTATCTCCGTGAGATCATTAGCGAAGCGATGGGGAGACGCCGGAGCGAAGGATTTATCCTGTTCAATTCGACGGTTCAAATCCAAATGGCGTTTCGCGATACCGGTTTGCCGACTGTCGTCGCCGGCAGTCTCTATGCATCGAGCCAAGGGCTCTCGTGCATCGATCGCGACCAATTGCAGCTGGGGCGTTTGCTAGCCAATTACCTGCTCTCCAAAGGGCATCGCAAGATTCTGATGATCACTCGCCAGCGTCCTGGGTTGGGAGCGGGGGATTATCGGGTTGCGGATGCGATCGCAGAAATTGCTTCCAGCGCCGGACTTTCGGCAAACGCGCTGATCGTACGCAGCTTGCCGCATGATCCGAAAATTGTACGCGGAGAGATTCAGCACTTTCTCGAGACGTGTGATGATCTGCCGGGGATCTTGCTGCGACCATGGCAAATGATCGAACCCATTTATGAGGCAATTGAAGCCGCCGGCCTCACGCCGCAAAAGGACGTCGCCGTCGCCGTCGCCGATTACTTTCAGGGACCTTCTTCCAAGCCGCTTCCCTATCCAGCGATTCGATCGACCATGACCCCCGAGGATCAAGGTTTTCAATGGGGGCAGCTACTTCTCGAGAGTTCCAGAAGCGGAAGCTCCAACTCCAAGTCCGTGCTCGTCCCGGTGCGGCTTGAGATTCCTGACGAACTGAGCTGA
- the selA gene encoding L-seryl-tRNA(Sec) selenium transferase, with protein MPTNLFGKLPTVSELLERPPLKKLRETMNPQALVSSVGAYLDRYQRDFKTRVADFPAPKLHHLAESISRWLSGDAPPGIRAAINATGVVLAPELGKCALPERAIQGAYARLRDYHTTQFAVETAKSGVSQAETAKLIAELAVAAEAAIVNSRMAALHLALNELAVGRKLIVARGQLGETFDAIHLPHLIAGAGVRLVEVGASNSATIADYENAIDDETAAILSIDASNFAGVTTSTQPSLVELAALAKSRRIPLLHDVGVGGLQNRDEYRELGVDSVQAAISLGADLVIAAGNHLLGGPDAGLLVGQRKLIEQIRQSALFPLVASSPLSLAALTETLEIYRMGELVNDEIPLLSLLTTSQANLELRANRLAEQIIASPLVESVAVEPCKAHLIPGSMPIDSVCVSIVPADGDVPAFCARLQESLYPLFVRSTAGHLEIDLRTIFPRQDFLIVGMFPLGLEEPSQ; from the coding sequence ATGCCCACAAATCTCTTCGGCAAATTGCCGACTGTTAGTGAATTGCTCGAACGGCCGCCGCTGAAGAAATTGCGAGAGACGATGAACCCGCAGGCGCTGGTAAGCAGCGTCGGCGCTTATTTGGATCGGTATCAGCGCGACTTCAAAACGCGCGTCGCCGATTTTCCGGCGCCCAAGCTGCATCATTTGGCCGAGTCGATCTCGCGTTGGCTCTCAGGCGACGCGCCTCCTGGGATTCGTGCGGCGATCAATGCGACCGGCGTGGTGCTGGCTCCAGAGCTGGGCAAATGTGCGCTTCCCGAACGCGCGATCCAAGGGGCGTATGCTCGTCTGCGGGATTATCACACGACGCAGTTCGCTGTGGAGACCGCCAAGTCCGGCGTATCGCAAGCCGAGACGGCCAAGCTGATCGCCGAGTTAGCGGTTGCCGCTGAAGCGGCGATCGTCAACTCTCGGATGGCCGCGCTCCACTTGGCGCTGAACGAATTAGCGGTGGGTCGCAAGTTGATTGTGGCTCGCGGGCAATTGGGCGAGACGTTCGATGCGATTCATTTGCCTCATCTAATCGCCGGCGCTGGAGTTCGCTTGGTGGAAGTGGGCGCGAGCAACAGCGCCACGATCGCCGACTACGAAAATGCGATCGATGACGAAACGGCGGCGATCCTCTCGATTGACGCGAGTAACTTTGCCGGCGTTACGACCTCGACGCAACCGAGCCTGGTCGAACTAGCGGCGCTGGCCAAGTCGCGCCGCATTCCGCTGCTGCATGACGTGGGAGTCGGCGGATTGCAGAATCGCGACGAGTATCGCGAACTAGGCGTAGATAGCGTGCAGGCCGCGATCTCGCTGGGCGCTGACCTGGTGATCGCCGCTGGCAATCACTTGCTGGGCGGCCCCGATGCGGGACTGCTGGTGGGTCAACGGAAGTTGATCGAACAGATTCGTCAGTCGGCTCTCTTTCCGCTGGTCGCTTCTTCTCCCCTTTCGTTGGCCGCGTTGACCGAGACTTTGGAAATCTATCGAATGGGAGAGTTGGTCAACGACGAGATCCCCCTGCTCTCGTTGCTGACGACCTCGCAGGCGAATCTGGAACTGCGGGCCAATCGTTTGGCCGAGCAGATCATCGCATCGCCGCTGGTCGAATCGGTCGCGGTCGAGCCGTGTAAGGCGCATCTGATCCCGGGAAGCATGCCGATCGATTCGGTTTGCGTTTCGATTGTGCCTGCCGATGGCGATGTGCCGGCGTTCTGTGCGCGTTTGCAGGAGAGTTTGTATCCACTTTTTGTCCGCTCGACGGCGGGTCATCTTGAGATCGACTTGCGCACGATTTTCCCGAGACAGGACTTTTTGATCGTCGGAATGTTCCCATTGGGACTGGAAGAACCCTCCCAATAG
- the guaB gene encoding IMP dehydrogenase, whose protein sequence is MDEIFAKTAITFDDVLLVPRFSDFVPSDVTTETQLTANIKLNIPLISSPMDTVTESAMAIALAKEGGLGVIHKNLSIQRQTEEVYKVKRSANGIIVDPVTMPPDAPVQEARAVMEQHNVSGMPITLADGKLVGILTRRDLRFLESHTLRIEEVMTKDNLVTATGTVTLAEAEQILTAKKVEKLLLVDEEYKLTGLITIKDIDMMNRFPQASKDSLGRLRVGAAVGVMDFERVQSLIDNSVDVLVVDSAHGHSKNVIETVREIKKNWPIDVVAGNIATAEGCADLIGAGVDAVKVGIGPGSICTTRVVSGVGVPQVTAIRDAAQVAAKHGIPIIADGGVRFSGDICKAIASGASVVMIGGLFAGLHESPGDVILYQGRTFKVYRGMGSLGAMVKGSKERYRQGEVSDGGKLVPEGVEGRVPFKGNLSPFVYQLVGGLRAGMGYCGTRTIEELRRDAKFIRVTPASVRESHPHDIAITQEAPNYSPDVHQNND, encoded by the coding sequence ATGGACGAGATCTTCGCCAAAACCGCTATCACCTTTGACGACGTTCTGCTCGTCCCGCGCTTCAGTGATTTCGTCCCGTCCGATGTGACGACCGAAACTCAGCTGACCGCGAACATCAAGCTGAACATCCCGCTGATCAGCTCGCCGATGGATACGGTCACCGAAAGCGCCATGGCGATCGCCTTGGCGAAAGAAGGGGGACTCGGGGTCATTCATAAGAACCTCTCGATCCAGCGTCAGACCGAAGAAGTCTACAAAGTCAAACGCTCGGCCAACGGCATCATTGTCGATCCGGTGACGATGCCGCCAGACGCTCCGGTGCAAGAAGCGCGGGCCGTGATGGAGCAGCACAACGTCTCGGGCATGCCGATCACGCTAGCTGATGGCAAGCTGGTAGGGATCCTGACTCGCCGCGATTTACGGTTTCTTGAGTCGCATACCCTTCGTATCGAAGAGGTTATGACCAAAGACAACCTGGTGACTGCGACAGGGACCGTAACGCTTGCGGAAGCTGAGCAGATTTTAACGGCTAAAAAGGTGGAGAAACTTTTACTGGTTGACGAAGAATACAAACTGACCGGCCTCATCACGATCAAAGACATTGACATGATGAACCGGTTCCCCCAAGCGTCGAAGGATAGCTTGGGGCGGTTACGAGTCGGTGCTGCGGTTGGCGTGATGGATTTTGAACGAGTCCAGAGCCTGATCGATAACAGCGTCGACGTGTTGGTCGTCGACAGTGCTCACGGCCACTCGAAGAACGTGATCGAGACGGTCCGCGAGATCAAGAAGAATTGGCCGATTGACGTTGTCGCGGGAAACATCGCGACGGCCGAAGGCTGTGCCGACTTGATCGGCGCCGGCGTCGATGCGGTCAAAGTGGGGATCGGACCTGGTTCGATCTGCACGACGCGAGTGGTTTCGGGAGTGGGGGTGCCGCAAGTCACCGCTATTCGCGATGCGGCTCAAGTCGCGGCCAAACATGGGATTCCGATCATTGCCGACGGCGGCGTGCGGTTCTCAGGAGATATTTGTAAAGCGATCGCCTCGGGCGCAAGCGTGGTCATGATCGGCGGACTGTTCGCTGGACTGCACGAGAGCCCAGGAGACGTCATCCTGTACCAAGGTCGAACCTTCAAGGTTTACCGCGGTATGGGATCGCTGGGCGCCATGGTGAAAGGCTCGAAAGAGCGATACCGCCAGGGCGAAGTCAGCGATGGGGGCAAACTGGTCCCCGAAGGAGTCGAAGGGCGAGTGCCTTTCAAAGGAAATTTGAGCCCGTTCGTGTATCAGCTTGTCGGCGGCTTGAGAGCCGGGATGGGCTACTGCGGTACGCGAACGATTGAAGAACTACGCAGGGACGCCAAGTTCATCCGGGTCACACCGGCCAGTGTTAGGGAAAGCCATCCGCATGACATCGCAATTACTCAGGAAGCCCCAAACTACAGCCCGGACGTTCATCAAAACAACGACTAG
- a CDS encoding FAD-dependent oxidoreductase, producing MSPTTRLRLNGLIAAIVLWNVGAAWAVDAVTPSIIETDLLVVGGTESGCAAAVQAARMGVKRIVLVNDTDWVGGQFSSEALGAIDENRAHEYNGKVPIPRSGLFREVIDAIEDKNEELYGVRRPGNTRVITTCRPVIAHEIFAALLQPYEASGQIQRFSNLRVKSVTVQDNRVKDVAFEPLAAAATPLTVQAKMTIDASDWGDVIKLSGAPYDFGLDARSKYGEPRAQESPEPNTDVNPITWCMILVAQAEEALIPQPAGYDERDFLGQWKWIDDKFNFASRRLVDGKALQDRQQADIYLINNPQVDYPLDVFTDDVAASLEATEPGASTKQFVALTPQQREIVFQDARLRTLQYLYFMQQKYPSFRTMAMSDEFGTADKLPPKPYVRESLRLKALHMLKEQEVVGAGAQSNYAQTMFADGVFSWQFELDFHPTARKWLSPEGAEGPWDASFRGKRRFGVGGTGLAIFPLRSFVPQKLDGLLGAQKNLGYSSIVSSSCRLHDQSMAAGQACGAVAAVSLLKEVSPREMWQDPQWLAEIWTGLLSQKEAAAMVIWPFNDVDPYEDGFVAIQQLALRRLFPLAPNETSFRPDAPAEAEWVTAVVKHIQSKGYDCAVTATTPPQTRRETAIALWKAIQSQPIPAYDRKSPDDADGDGIADTQDALPFTAGETSWK from the coding sequence ATGTCGCCCACCACACGGCTTCGCTTGAATGGCTTGATCGCAGCGATCGTATTATGGAATGTCGGCGCTGCTTGGGCGGTTGATGCCGTAACTCCGTCGATCATCGAAACGGACTTGCTGGTCGTGGGGGGGACCGAGTCAGGCTGCGCCGCCGCGGTCCAAGCGGCGCGGATGGGCGTCAAGCGAATCGTGCTGGTCAACGACACCGATTGGGTCGGCGGTCAGTTCTCTTCCGAAGCTCTGGGAGCGATCGATGAGAATCGCGCCCATGAATACAACGGCAAAGTCCCGATCCCTCGCTCCGGACTATTTCGAGAAGTGATCGACGCGATTGAAGACAAGAACGAAGAACTGTACGGAGTGCGCCGTCCTGGAAATACGCGTGTGATTACGACTTGTCGCCCCGTGATCGCGCATGAGATCTTCGCAGCATTACTTCAACCGTACGAAGCGTCTGGGCAAATTCAACGTTTTTCTAATCTGCGGGTAAAGTCTGTCACGGTGCAAGACAACCGCGTAAAGGACGTCGCCTTTGAACCGCTCGCAGCAGCCGCGACTCCGTTGACAGTGCAGGCCAAGATGACGATCGACGCCAGCGACTGGGGCGACGTCATCAAGCTTTCCGGCGCTCCTTATGATTTCGGCCTGGACGCTCGTTCCAAATATGGAGAACCGCGAGCGCAGGAATCTCCCGAGCCAAACACCGATGTGAATCCAATTACGTGGTGCATGATTCTCGTCGCCCAGGCGGAAGAAGCTTTGATTCCTCAGCCGGCTGGCTACGATGAACGCGATTTTTTAGGACAGTGGAAATGGATCGATGACAAGTTCAATTTCGCTTCGCGGCGACTCGTCGACGGCAAAGCGCTTCAGGATCGCCAACAGGCCGACATCTATCTGATTAATAATCCGCAGGTCGATTATCCGCTGGATGTCTTCACGGACGACGTAGCCGCCTCGCTGGAAGCGACGGAACCAGGCGCATCTACAAAGCAGTTTGTCGCTTTGACGCCGCAGCAGCGAGAAATCGTCTTTCAAGACGCGCGTCTGCGCACCTTGCAATATCTGTATTTCATGCAGCAGAAATACCCCTCTTTCCGCACGATGGCGATGAGCGATGAGTTTGGCACTGCCGACAAACTTCCTCCCAAACCCTATGTAAGAGAGAGTCTGCGACTGAAAGCGCTGCACATGCTCAAGGAACAGGAAGTGGTTGGAGCGGGAGCACAGTCCAACTACGCGCAGACGATGTTTGCAGATGGAGTCTTCTCTTGGCAGTTTGAACTCGATTTTCATCCGACCGCGCGGAAGTGGCTCAGCCCAGAAGGCGCAGAGGGCCCCTGGGATGCGAGTTTTCGCGGCAAGCGAAGATTCGGCGTGGGAGGAACAGGACTCGCGATTTTTCCCCTACGCAGCTTTGTACCGCAAAAGCTGGACGGCTTGCTGGGAGCTCAAAAGAATTTGGGATACTCCAGCATCGTCAGCTCCTCTTGCCGCTTGCACGACCAATCGATGGCGGCCGGTCAGGCATGCGGAGCGGTCGCTGCGGTCAGTTTGCTGAAGGAAGTTTCTCCGCGCGAGATGTGGCAGGATCCGCAATGGCTAGCGGAAATCTGGACCGGTTTGCTCAGCCAGAAAGAGGCTGCCGCGATGGTCATCTGGCCTTTCAATGATGTTGATCCCTACGAGGATGGATTTGTTGCGATTCAACAATTGGCTCTTCGTCGTTTGTTTCCTCTCGCGCCGAATGAGACCAGCTTTCGACCCGACGCGCCGGCGGAAGCAGAATGGGTGACCGCGGTGGTGAAGCATATTCAATCGAAGGGATATGATTGCGCCGTGACCGCGACAACGCCGCCCCAGACGCGTCGCGAAACGGCAATCGCGCTTTGGAAAGCGATTCAGTCGCAACCCATCCCAGCGTATGATCGCAAGTCGCCCGATGATGCGGATGGAGACGGAATCGCCGATACGCAGGATGCGCTGCCGTTCACCGCAGGAGAAACCTCGTGGAAATGA
- a CDS encoding IclR family transcriptional regulator — protein MATAKTQDVVVENDRYHVPSLVRALQILELIAGAPSALGVSEMAARLGIPKNSIFRIVTTLADYGYLNREPILKLYSTSTKLLALGYAAVNESQLLEKALGPMRCLRDATQETVLLGVLSGGHGVVVEQLLSPQAVKVMVEIGHQFPLHTSAPGKVMVAHLPAAEMDVIVEQIDFVRYTNRTITDRAAYFQELERVREHGFAVDREEQVEGVNCIAAPIRNRRNEVIAAIWVTGPSARFKKASLETIRRKTIEQANVISGRIGWSPSNSAD, from the coding sequence ATGGCTACCGCGAAAACGCAGGATGTCGTTGTCGAAAACGATCGTTATCACGTTCCCAGCCTGGTGCGTGCGTTGCAGATTTTGGAACTGATCGCCGGCGCCCCTTCGGCGCTTGGGGTTTCCGAAATGGCGGCGCGGCTCGGTATTCCCAAGAACAGCATCTTTCGGATCGTCACCACGCTGGCGGATTACGGATATCTCAATCGAGAGCCGATTCTCAAGCTGTACAGCACTTCAACCAAACTGCTGGCGCTGGGATATGCGGCGGTCAATGAGTCGCAATTGCTGGAAAAGGCGTTGGGGCCGATGCGCTGTTTGCGGGACGCGACGCAAGAAACCGTCTTGCTGGGCGTCCTCAGCGGAGGCCACGGCGTGGTCGTCGAGCAGTTGCTCAGCCCCCAGGCGGTCAAAGTCATGGTCGAGATTGGCCACCAGTTTCCGTTGCACACGTCGGCGCCGGGAAAAGTGATGGTGGCGCATTTGCCTGCGGCGGAAATGGACGTGATCGTCGAGCAGATTGATTTCGTTCGCTATACCAACCGCACGATTACCGATCGTGCCGCCTACTTCCAAGAGTTGGAACGGGTTCGCGAGCATGGTTTCGCCGTCGATCGCGAAGAACAAGTCGAAGGGGTCAACTGCATCGCGGCCCCCATTCGAAATCGGAGAAATGAAGTGATCGCAGCGATTTGGGTGACCGGCCCTAGCGCTCGTTTCAAGAAAGCGTCGCTAGAAACGATTCGACGCAAGACGATTGAACAGGCGAATGTCATTTCAGGCCGCATCGGCTGGAGTCCTTCCAACTCTGCGGACTGA
- a CDS encoding DUF1559 domain-containing protein gives MNIHFNRGDQYRRRGFTLVELLVVIAIIGVLIALLLPAVQQAREAARRMSCTNKLKQLGLALHNYHDTFSVFPPGNVMSAKRETYPTNWCRWPASTAYNGAPWSVLILPQLEQGNLHSRVEMGSRFTGMTDHSPTDDPNGSAANHAVFLTPNPAYQCPSDPNSASDANNSTYFGVMGGAIGNVATQKPDICASATDRYFFTEGILFVDSRISFRDILDGSTNTYLVGETKYQLRPGGRAAASSTYPNAYFGWASSVRSVDAGGAVAGVMTASRWQINSLAQDGSKIDTAFSNRGAQNGTMGSFHPGGCNANFADGSVRFMSQTMDLETHRVLGSRDEGVVASF, from the coding sequence ATGAATATTCATTTCAATCGAGGCGATCAATATCGACGCCGCGGTTTTACGCTTGTCGAGTTATTGGTGGTCATCGCGATCATCGGCGTATTGATCGCTTTGCTTTTGCCGGCGGTCCAGCAAGCGCGCGAAGCGGCTCGTCGCATGAGTTGCACCAACAAGTTGAAACAGTTGGGGCTGGCGCTGCATAACTATCACGACACGTTCAGCGTCTTTCCGCCAGGCAACGTAATGTCGGCAAAGCGAGAGACCTATCCGACAAATTGGTGCAGATGGCCCGCTTCCACTGCTTATAACGGCGCTCCTTGGTCGGTGCTGATTCTGCCGCAATTGGAACAAGGCAATCTCCATTCGCGGGTCGAAATGGGCTCGCGTTTTACCGGCATGACCGATCATAGTCCGACGGATGACCCGAATGGTTCCGCGGCCAATCATGCGGTTTTTTTGACGCCCAATCCCGCTTATCAATGCCCCAGCGATCCGAACTCGGCGTCGGACGCCAACAACAGCACCTACTTTGGAGTCATGGGCGGGGCCATCGGTAACGTCGCGACGCAAAAGCCAGATATCTGCGCGTCGGCGACCGATCGTTACTTTTTTACCGAAGGCATTCTCTTTGTCGATTCCAGGATTAGCTTTCGCGATATCCTCGATGGATCGACAAATACCTATCTTGTCGGCGAAACGAAGTATCAGTTGCGTCCAGGCGGACGAGCGGCGGCCTCCTCCACTTATCCCAACGCCTATTTTGGCTGGGCGTCGAGCGTTCGTAGCGTGGACGCTGGCGGCGCCGTCGCCGGCGTGATGACCGCGTCCCGTTGGCAGATCAATTCGCTCGCCCAAGATGGATCGAAGATCGACACCGCTTTCTCGAATCGCGGCGCACAAAACGGAACGATGGGCAGCTTTCACCCCGGCGGCTGCAATGCGAATTTTGCGGATGGTTCCGTTCGATTCATGAGCCAGACGATGGACTTGGAAACGCATCGCGTGTTGGGGAGTCGCGATGAAGGGGTTGTCGCGAGCTTTTAG
- a CDS encoding UvrB/UvrC motif-containing protein, translated as MSGDDGRDVVQMRIEMGLMQMEVDGRPDGGEPFGFVTYADYLQQRIDEDPDYILTDGDCTEIDREFIQFYHRRICWLGLREYQRAVRDADQTLLLMDICRDHSDDDEWIDSHEQFRPFVLFHRIQAAALATLTDLTPERAIEVINLGLEEMREVFAEFELEDEYDNDELVKRLIELREQLRSQYEVGQTLQEQLSEAVAQEEYERAAQIRDRISKRER; from the coding sequence GTGTCAGGCGACGACGGTCGTGATGTGGTTCAGATGCGAATCGAAATGGGGTTGATGCAAATGGAAGTCGACGGGCGTCCCGACGGGGGCGAGCCGTTTGGTTTTGTCACCTACGCCGACTACCTGCAACAGCGGATCGACGAGGATCCTGATTACATCCTGACCGACGGCGATTGCACCGAAATCGATCGGGAGTTCATCCAGTTCTATCACCGCCGGATTTGCTGGCTCGGTCTGCGAGAGTATCAACGGGCCGTACGTGACGCCGATCAAACTCTGCTGTTGATGGACATTTGCCGCGACCACTCGGACGATGACGAGTGGATCGACTCGCACGAACAGTTTCGCCCCTTCGTACTCTTCCATCGAATTCAAGCCGCCGCGCTGGCGACGCTCACTGACCTGACGCCGGAGCGCGCGATTGAAGTGATCAATCTCGGGCTGGAAGAAATGCGCGAAGTCTTCGCCGAATTCGAACTGGAAGACGAATACGATAACGACGAACTGGTCAAACGCTTGATCGAACTGCGCGAACAACTACGCAGCCAATACGAAGTCGGACAGACGCTGCAAGAACAACTGTCCGAAGCGGTCGCCCAAGAAGAATACGAACGCGCCGCCCAAATCCGCGATCGCATCTCGAAACGGGAACGGTAG
- the arfB gene encoding alternative ribosome rescue aminoacyl-tRNA hydrolase ArfB, producing the protein MPVLRVNNSIQIPLAELKFTFSRSSGPGGQNVNKVNSKAMLRWAFDESEHIDDRVKERLRTRWGGRINKNGEIIISDDNSRDQRANIDSCLEKLRVILLDSAAREKPRRATRPSRGSVERRITNKKQRGETKKMRRPPGAPPE; encoded by the coding sequence ATGCCCGTTTTACGCGTCAACAACTCGATCCAGATTCCCTTGGCGGAATTGAAGTTTACCTTCTCACGCAGCAGCGGCCCCGGCGGCCAAAACGTGAACAAGGTCAACTCCAAGGCGATGCTGCGCTGGGCCTTTGACGAATCCGAGCATATCGACGATCGCGTGAAAGAACGCCTGCGAACTCGCTGGGGAGGGCGCATCAATAAAAACGGCGAGATCATTATCAGTGATGATAATAGCCGCGATCAACGAGCCAACATCGACAGTTGCCTAGAAAAGTTGCGCGTCATTTTGCTTGATTCGGCGGCGCGAGAGAAACCGCGTCGCGCCACGCGCCCCAGTCGCGGTTCTGTAGAACGGCGAATCACCAACAAGAAACAGCGGGGCGAAACGAAAAAAATGCGACGTCCGCCGGGCGCTCCGCCTGAATAA
- a CDS encoding PQQ-binding-like beta-propeller repeat protein, with product MKNRKNAALAAFVLGALICVTPSAVQGNETLPPDLATRRSGSDWPIFLGPTRDSKSPETGLTTPWPAAGPRVVWQRELGTSYGIGSVSRGRFFQFDRYDDVERLSVLHAETGELLWKFEYPTAYEDSLGYNNGPRTSPIVDGDRVYLYGAEGKLHCLQISTQKLLWKVDLNEKFAVVQNFFGVGSSPVIYGDLLLVMVGGSPPESHNFGRFDLDRVIGKDSCVVALNKRTGEVVYHISDDLASYAGINWAQIGDRPYAFAFARSGLLAFQPETGVIDFQFPWRARIRDSVNASTPVIVGDEVFISETYGPGSALLKVKTGGYDVVWQDDEKKRDKAMQTHWNTAIHHQGYLYGSSGRHSNNAELRCIDWKTGKVQWSVAGLTRSSLLYVDGHFVCLSEDGVLRLIKANPEKYEMVSEVNLLQATKPGQRERPLLKYPAWAAPILSHGLMYVRGDDRLVCLEVIPEK from the coding sequence ATGAAAAACAGAAAAAACGCCGCACTCGCGGCTTTCGTGCTTGGTGCTCTCATTTGCGTCACCCCATCCGCCGTGCAAGGGAACGAAACGCTTCCGCCGGATCTGGCGACGCGACGCTCAGGCAGCGACTGGCCGATCTTTTTGGGGCCAACGCGCGACAGTAAGTCGCCAGAGACCGGTTTGACGACACCTTGGCCGGCTGCGGGACCGCGCGTTGTTTGGCAGCGCGAACTGGGGACCAGCTACGGGATTGGTTCGGTCAGCCGCGGTCGCTTTTTTCAATTCGATCGGTATGACGATGTCGAACGACTGAGCGTCCTCCACGCCGAGACCGGCGAGTTGCTCTGGAAGTTTGAATATCCGACCGCCTACGAAGATTCGCTTGGCTACAACAATGGCCCGCGCACATCGCCGATTGTCGATGGGGATCGGGTCTATCTCTACGGCGCCGAGGGAAAACTGCATTGCCTGCAGATATCGACGCAGAAATTATTATGGAAGGTCGATCTCAACGAAAAGTTCGCGGTTGTGCAAAACTTTTTTGGCGTCGGCAGCTCGCCGGTGATCTATGGCGACCTGCTATTGGTGATGGTCGGCGGCAGTCCGCCGGAGTCGCACAATTTTGGCCGCTTTGATTTGGATCGCGTCATCGGCAAAGATAGCTGCGTGGTCGCTTTGAACAAGCGAACTGGTGAAGTGGTCTATCACATTAGCGACGACCTGGCGAGTTACGCCGGCATCAATTGGGCCCAGATCGGCGACCGACCGTACGCTTTCGCGTTCGCCCGCTCAGGGCTGCTGGCCTTTCAGCCAGAAACCGGCGTCATCGATTTCCAGTTTCCCTGGCGCGCCAGAATTCGGGACAGCGTCAACGCCAGCACGCCGGTGATTGTGGGGGACGAAGTATTTATTTCCGAAACGTATGGTCCCGGCAGCGCTCTGTTAAAGGTGAAGACCGGCGGATACGACGTCGTCTGGCAAGATGATGAGAAAAAGCGGGACAAGGCGATGCAGACCCACTGGAATACCGCAATCCATCATCAGGGTTACTTGTACGGATCAAGCGGTCGGCACAGCAACAACGCCGAGCTGCGCTGCATCGATTGGAAGACCGGCAAAGTGCAATGGAGCGTCGCCGGGCTCACGCGATCTTCGCTGTTATACGTCGACGGTCATTTCGTCTGTCTCAGCGAAGATGGCGTCTTGCGGCTGATCAAAGCGAACCCCGAGAAGTACGAGATGGTGTCGGAGGTCAACTTGCTGCAGGCAACCAAGCCTGGCCAGCGTGAGCGTCCCCTACTCAAATATCCCGCTTGGGCGGCGCCGATCTTGTCGCACGGTTTGATGTACGTCCGCGGTGATGATCGGTTGGTTTGTCTGGAAGTCATTCCCGAAAAATAG